From Curtobacterium sp. SGAir0471, the proteins below share one genomic window:
- a CDS encoding GIY-YIG nuclease family protein, whose protein sequence is MVTPPAVPTCCVPGCDAPCADGFAAVLPLCGGHVTLVADAAAEHVGTEDALPGPCPVCGSRVGVRWPSAVLCGTCEWPWGDVPDGELPPPRVDVVYYLRQRDDFGDRVKIGTTANPRQRLAAVPHQELLALERGDRHLERRRHTAFADDRFPGTEWFRTTPALLDHVARVAAGVGDPWTLHARWTSEALALRG, encoded by the coding sequence GTGGTCACCCCTCCCGCCGTCCCCACGTGCTGCGTCCCCGGTTGCGACGCGCCGTGCGCCGACGGCTTCGCCGCCGTCCTGCCGCTCTGCGGCGGACACGTGACCCTGGTCGCCGACGCGGCGGCCGAGCACGTCGGCACCGAGGACGCCCTGCCGGGGCCCTGCCCGGTGTGCGGCTCGCGGGTCGGCGTGCGCTGGCCGAGCGCCGTGCTCTGCGGCACGTGCGAGTGGCCGTGGGGCGACGTCCCGGACGGCGAGCTGCCCCCGCCGCGCGTCGACGTCGTCTACTACCTGCGGCAGCGGGACGACTTCGGTGACCGGGTGAAGATCGGGACGACCGCGAACCCGCGGCAGCGCCTCGCGGCGGTGCCGCACCAGGAGCTCCTGGCGCTCGAGCGCGGCGACCGGCACCTCGAGCGACGGCGGCACACGGCGTTCGCCGACGACCGGTTCCCCGGGACGGAGTGGTTCCGGACGACGCCCGCGCTGCTCGACCACGTCGCGCGGGTCGCGGCCGGGGTGGGCGACCCCTGGACGCTGCACGCCCGGTGGACGAGCGAGGCACTGGCGCTCCGCGGGTGA